In Lacibacter sp. H375, one DNA window encodes the following:
- a CDS encoding replication-associated recombination protein A, with protein sequence MQAPLAERLRPKQLHDLVGQQHLTGQGGILQKAIASGNIPSMILWGPPGVGKTTIANIIANNVSATYYQLSAISSGVKDVREVIEQAKQEAKAILFIDEIHRFNKGQQDALLGAVEKGIITLIGATTENPSFEVNSALLSRCQVFVLKALDENDLVQLLQKAITNDVVLREKKIELKETEALIRLSGGDARKLLNLLEIVTDSSGNEMLITDELVLQTVQQKMALYDKSGEQHYDIISAFIKSIRGSDPNAAVYWLARMIEGGEDVKFIARRLLILASEDIGNANPNALLLANATFDAVNKIGYPESQLILSQCVIYLASSAKSNTATVAIGNAMAAVKQFGDLSVPLHIRNAPTKLMKNMDYGKGYQYSHSYENNFSSQEYLPEKIVGTKFYEPGKNIREEELRRFLKQLWKEKYNY encoded by the coding sequence ATGCAGGCTCCATTAGCAGAACGGTTACGACCAAAACAATTGCACGACCTTGTTGGTCAGCAACACCTCACGGGGCAAGGCGGTATTCTGCAGAAAGCCATTGCCAGTGGTAACATTCCAAGTATGATCTTGTGGGGGCCTCCCGGCGTTGGTAAAACAACCATAGCAAATATCATTGCGAATAATGTAAGTGCTACGTATTATCAGTTAAGTGCTATCAGCAGTGGTGTAAAAGATGTGCGTGAAGTAATTGAACAGGCGAAGCAGGAAGCAAAAGCCATTTTATTTATTGATGAGATACATCGTTTCAATAAAGGTCAGCAGGACGCTTTGTTAGGTGCTGTTGAAAAAGGAATCATTACACTCATTGGTGCCACAACAGAAAATCCTTCGTTTGAAGTGAATAGTGCCTTGCTCAGCCGTTGCCAGGTGTTTGTGTTGAAAGCATTGGATGAAAACGATCTTGTTCAATTATTGCAAAAAGCAATTACGAATGATGTTGTGTTGAGAGAAAAAAAGATCGAGTTAAAAGAAACAGAAGCACTCATTCGATTAAGTGGAGGTGATGCACGGAAATTATTAAACCTGTTAGAAATTGTTACTGATAGCTCAGGCAATGAAATGCTGATAACAGATGAATTGGTATTGCAAACCGTTCAACAAAAAATGGCGTTGTATGATAAAAGCGGTGAGCAGCACTACGATATCATTTCTGCTTTTATCAAATCCATTCGTGGCAGTGATCCCAACGCTGCAGTGTATTGGTTGGCAAGAATGATCGAGGGTGGCGAAGATGTAAAATTTATTGCCCGTCGTTTATTGATTCTTGCCAGTGAAGATATTGGCAATGCAAATCCCAATGCATTATTGCTGGCAAATGCAACATTTGATGCAGTGAATAAAATTGGTTATCCTGAGTCGCAACTTATTTTATCACAGTGTGTCATCTATCTCGCCTCCAGTGCAAAAAGTAATACTGCAACAGTTGCTATTGGAAATGCAATGGCCGCCGTTAAACAATTTGGCGATTTGTCTGTTCCTCTGCATATCCGCAATGCACCAACAAAGCTCATGAAGAACATGGACTACGGGAAAGGGTATCAGTATTCGCACAGTTATGAAAACAATTTCTCATCGCAGGAGTATTTGCCGGAGAAGATCGTTGGAACAAAATTTTATGAGCCGGGTAAAAATATAAGAGAGGAGGAGTTAAGAAGATTTCTGAAACAACTCTGGAAAGAAAAATATAATTATTAA
- a CDS encoding O-acetylhomoserine aminocarboxypropyltransferase/cysteine synthase family protein — MSNTLRFETLQLHAGQQIDPTTKARAVPIYQTTSYGFDNSEHAADLFGLRAFGNIYTRIMNPTTDVFEQRIAALEGGVAALAVGSGQASQFLALNNILQAGDNFVTTTYLYGGTYNQFKVAFKRLGIEARFADGDDAESFVKHIDKNTKAIYLETIGNPRLNIPDFKKFVDLAKEYDLPLIVDNTFGAGGYLFRPIEHGANIVVESATKWIGGHGTTIGGVIVDGGNYNWGNGKFPQFTEPSEGYHGLKFWDIFGEGNPLGLPNIAFIIRARVEGLRDFGSAQSPFNSFLLLQGLETLSLRVQRHVDNAQKLAEWLEQHPSVEYVLYPGLKSNPYHELAKKYLTNGYGGVLQVAIKGGKENAAKFINSLKLISHLANVGDAKTLAIHPASTTHEQLSEAEQIASGVAPNLVRLSVGIEHIDDIKADLEQAFQKVFEKELVG; from the coding sequence ATGAGCAACACTCTTCGTTTTGAAACATTGCAATTGCATGCCGGTCAACAAATTGATCCAACAACAAAAGCACGTGCAGTGCCTATTTATCAAACTACGTCTTATGGATTTGACAACAGCGAACACGCTGCTGACCTGTTTGGCTTAAGAGCATTCGGCAATATCTATACACGTATTATGAACCCAACTACCGATGTGTTTGAACAACGCATCGCAGCTTTAGAAGGTGGTGTTGCAGCATTGGCTGTAGGTAGCGGCCAGGCATCACAATTTCTTGCACTCAATAATATTTTACAGGCTGGCGATAATTTTGTGACCACTACTTATTTATATGGTGGCACTTACAATCAGTTTAAAGTTGCTTTCAAACGTTTAGGTATTGAAGCACGTTTTGCTGATGGTGATGATGCAGAAAGTTTTGTAAAGCACATCGACAAAAATACAAAGGCGATCTACCTCGAAACAATTGGTAATCCACGTTTAAATATTCCTGATTTTAAAAAGTTTGTAGACTTGGCAAAAGAATATGATCTGCCATTGATTGTTGATAACACATTTGGTGCTGGTGGTTATTTGTTCCGCCCAATTGAACATGGTGCAAACATTGTGGTTGAAAGTGCAACTAAATGGATCGGTGGACACGGTACAACTATCGGCGGTGTAATTGTTGACGGTGGTAATTACAATTGGGGCAACGGTAAGTTCCCACAGTTTACTGAGCCAAGTGAAGGTTATCATGGATTAAAATTCTGGGACATATTTGGTGAAGGCAATCCGCTTGGTTTACCAAACATTGCATTCATCATTCGTGCAAGAGTTGAAGGCTTGCGTGATTTTGGTTCCGCACAAAGTCCGTTCAATTCATTTTTATTATTACAAGGTTTGGAAACATTGTCGCTTAGAGTACAACGCCATGTTGATAATGCGCAGAAATTAGCAGAGTGGTTGGAACAACATCCGTCTGTTGAGTATGTATTGTATCCCGGTTTAAAAAGCAATCCATATCATGAGCTGGCGAAAAAATATCTCACCAACGGATATGGTGGTGTATTGCAGGTTGCAATAAAAGGTGGAAAGGAAAATGCAGCGAAGTTTATCAATTCGTTGAAGCTGATCAGTCATTTGGCGAATGTGGGAGATGCAAAAACATTGGCGATTCATCCTGCAAGTACAACACACGAACAGTTGAGTGAAGCAGAACAAATTGCAAGTGGTGTTGCACCAAATCTTGTTCGCTTAAGTGTAGGTATTGAACATATCGATGATATTAAAGCAGACCTGGAACAGGCTTTTCAAAAAGTATTTGAAAAAGAATTGGTAGGATAA
- the uvrA gene encoding excinuclease ABC subunit UvrA translates to MSDSTNDQIEVSGARVHNLKNIDVSIPKNKLVVITGISGSGKSSLAFDTIYAEGQRRYMETFGAYARQFVGDMERPDVDKITGLSPVISIEQKTTNKNPRSTVGTITEVYDFLRLLYARASEAYSYNTGKKMVKWSEEEIVENIFNRFDGQKVSLLAPLVRGRKGHYRELFEDIRKKGYVKVRVDGEIQDITPKMQVDRYKIHDIEVVVDRLKVSDDFRVRISQSVQQTLKIGKDLMFIETEKSGVVSYSKQLMCEDTGLSYEEPSPNAFSFNSPYGACPTCKGLGNVYTIDMELVLPDQTLTVKEGGIAPLGEERDASVFQQVIAFAKKYKIKLDVPVDKLPKEQLDLLLFGDKNISATLEVDASDETVPHEYTGSYEGIIPMLKRWFVSTTSTEGLREWVTQFMTLQTCGSCNGARLKKESLWFKIEDRNISELSDLNLDNLAAWFDGLELRISNKQAAIAKDVLKEIRERLQFLLNVGLTYLTLNRSSRTLSGGESQRIRLATQIGSQLQGITYILDEPSIGLHQRDNHRLIEALKNLRDVGNSVLVVEHDKDIMLAADHLIDVGPQAGKHGGTIVSAGSPKDVLESKSDTAKYLNGEKSIPVPKERRKGNGKSIELKGASGNNLNNVSAKFPLGKLIVVTGVSGSGKSTLINETLYPILSKYCYDSKANPMPYKSIKGLEHIDKVIEIDQSPIGRTPRSNPATYCGFFTEIRTLFAAIPEAKIRGYNAGRFSFNVKTGRCDVCEGGGMRVIEMNFLPDVYVHCEKCNGKRYNRETLEIRYKGKSIADILDMTVEEAVEFFQPVPYLYRKIKVLEDVGLGYITLGQSAVTLSGGEAQRVKLSTELAKKDTGKTFYILDEPTTGLHFQDIQHLLDVLNKLTDRGNTVLVIEHNMDVIKVADHIIDLGPEGGDGGGEILFEGTPEDLLNCKASHTARFLKVEL, encoded by the coding sequence ATGAGCGACTCAACTAATGATCAGATAGAAGTATCGGGAGCAAGGGTGCATAACCTGAAAAACATTGATGTAAGTATTCCCAAGAACAAACTGGTGGTGATTACCGGTATTAGCGGCAGTGGAAAATCATCTTTGGCATTCGATACAATTTATGCTGAAGGACAACGCCGCTACATGGAAACATTTGGCGCATATGCCCGGCAGTTTGTGGGCGATATGGAGCGGCCTGATGTTGATAAGATCACCGGCCTATCTCCTGTTATTTCCATTGAACAAAAAACAACCAATAAAAATCCACGCTCAACTGTAGGAACAATTACTGAAGTGTATGATTTCCTTCGCCTGCTCTATGCAAGAGCGAGTGAAGCTTATTCCTATAACACAGGAAAGAAAATGGTGAAGTGGAGTGAAGAAGAAATTGTAGAAAATATTTTCAATCGTTTTGATGGACAAAAAGTTTCATTACTTGCTCCGTTGGTAAGAGGACGTAAAGGACATTATCGTGAATTGTTTGAAGACATTCGTAAGAAAGGCTATGTAAAAGTTAGGGTTGATGGCGAGATACAGGACATTACCCCTAAGATGCAGGTTGACCGTTATAAGATCCATGATATTGAAGTAGTGGTTGATCGTTTGAAAGTGAGTGATGATTTTCGGGTGCGTATCAGCCAGAGCGTGCAACAAACATTGAAAATCGGGAAAGACCTGATGTTTATTGAAACAGAAAAGAGTGGCGTTGTTTCTTATTCAAAACAATTGATGTGTGAAGATACCGGGCTGAGTTATGAAGAACCATCACCCAATGCATTTTCATTTAACTCTCCTTATGGCGCATGCCCAACCTGTAAAGGATTGGGTAATGTGTATACCATAGATATGGAGCTCGTGCTGCCTGATCAAACACTAACTGTAAAGGAAGGTGGCATTGCACCATTAGGTGAAGAACGTGATGCAAGTGTGTTTCAACAAGTAATTGCTTTTGCAAAAAAATATAAAATCAAATTAGATGTGCCGGTTGACAAACTTCCAAAAGAACAACTTGACCTTTTGTTGTTTGGCGATAAGAATATCAGTGCAACATTGGAAGTCGATGCAAGTGATGAAACGGTTCCGCATGAATACACAGGCAGTTACGAAGGCATCATCCCGATGTTAAAACGTTGGTTTGTTTCTACAACCAGTACAGAAGGGTTACGTGAATGGGTAACGCAATTCATGACATTACAAACCTGTGGAAGTTGTAATGGTGCAAGACTGAAAAAAGAAAGTCTTTGGTTTAAGATTGAAGACCGCAATATTTCTGAATTAAGTGATTTGAATCTTGATAATCTTGCTGCATGGTTCGATGGTTTGGAGCTTCGTATCAGTAACAAACAGGCAGCCATCGCCAAAGATGTGTTGAAAGAGATCAGGGAACGATTACAATTTTTATTGAACGTTGGTTTAACTTATCTCACACTCAACCGTTCAAGCAGAACATTGAGTGGAGGCGAAAGTCAGCGTATACGTTTAGCAACACAGATCGGCTCTCAACTGCAGGGCATCACGTATATTTTAGATGAACCAAGTATTGGTTTGCATCAACGTGATAACCATCGTTTGATTGAAGCATTAAAAAATCTTCGTGATGTAGGCAACAGTGTGCTTGTTGTTGAACATGATAAAGATATTATGCTTGCTGCTGATCATTTAATTGATGTTGGTCCGCAAGCTGGTAAACATGGTGGAACAATTGTATCTGCCGGATCACCAAAGGATGTACTTGAATCAAAAAGTGATACCGCCAAATACCTGAACGGCGAAAAATCAATACCCGTGCCGAAAGAGCGTAGAAAAGGAAACGGAAAATCGATTGAGTTGAAAGGTGCAAGCGGTAACAATCTCAATAATGTGAGTGCTAAATTTCCGTTGGGTAAGCTGATTGTTGTTACCGGTGTTAGTGGAAGTGGCAAGAGTACACTCATCAACGAAACACTTTATCCTATCCTTAGCAAATATTGTTACGATTCAAAAGCCAATCCAATGCCCTACAAAAGCATTAAAGGATTGGAACATATTGACAAGGTGATTGAAATTGATCAGTCGCCTATTGGTCGTACACCAAGAAGCAACCCTGCCACTTATTGCGGATTCTTTACAGAGATAAGGACATTATTTGCAGCAATACCTGAAGCAAAGATCAGGGGTTATAATGCAGGTCGTTTTTCATTCAACGTAAAGACAGGAAGGTGCGATGTTTGTGAAGGTGGTGGAATGCGGGTTATTGAAATGAATTTCTTACCAGATGTATATGTACATTGCGAAAAATGTAACGGCAAACGTTATAACCGGGAAACACTGGAGATTCGTTATAAAGGGAAATCAATTGCAGACATATTGGATATGACGGTGGAAGAAGCAGTGGAGTTTTTTCAACCAGTTCCTTACCTCTATCGTAAAATAAAAGTATTGGAAGATGTGGGGCTTGGTTACATCACACTCGGGCAAAGTGCAGTTACATTGAGCGGTGGTGAAGCACAACGTGTAAAACTATCAACAGAGCTTGCGAAAAAAGATACGGGCAAAACATTTTATATTCTTGATGAACCAACTACAGGTTTACATTTCCAGGATATTCAACACTTACTTGATGTCCTTAATAAATTAACCGATAGAGGTAATACAGTATTGGTAATTGAACACAATATGGATGTAATTAAAGTTGCAGATCATATTATTGATCTTGGTCCTGAAGGCGGCGATGGTGGCGGTGAAATTTTATTTGAAGGAACACCGGAAGATTTGCTCAATTGTAAAGCAAGCCACACTGCAAGATTTCTAAAAGTTGAACTGTAA
- a CDS encoding homoserine O-acetyltransferase family protein, with protein MSTQIFTYNKPFRLESGALLNQYHLAYTTLGELNETKDNAVWIFHALTANSDPSEWWSGLVGEGKLFDPAKYFIVCVNMPGSAYGSIGPLDINPLTDEPYYHDFPWFTTRDMIRAYDPLRKFLGIEKIYIGIGGSMGGQQLLEWAIEEPQLFEHIIPIATNAYHSAWGIAFNASQRLAIEADSTWKNKAEDAGTEGLKAARSIALLSYRHYDAYGISQIEESNDVLESFKSESYQRYQGDKLVKRYNAFSYYFLSKGMDSHNVGRSRVSIEGALKEITAKTLVIGISNDVLFPVSEQQFLANIISGASFKSIESFYGHDGFLLEYDQISKAINHFLQQTQKTDLKKQLTS; from the coding sequence ATGTCGACACAAATTTTTACATACAATAAACCATTCAGACTTGAGTCGGGAGCTTTGCTCAATCAATATCATTTAGCATACACAACGCTTGGTGAATTGAATGAAACAAAAGATAATGCCGTTTGGATTTTTCATGCATTAACAGCCAACAGCGATCCATCAGAATGGTGGAGTGGTTTGGTGGGCGAAGGAAAGTTATTTGATCCTGCTAAATATTTTATTGTATGTGTGAACATGCCCGGCAGTGCATATGGCAGCATTGGTCCTTTGGATATTAATCCGTTAACAGACGAGCCATACTATCACGATTTTCCGTGGTTTACCACAAGGGACATGATCCGTGCATATGATCCGTTACGCAAGTTTTTAGGTATTGAAAAAATATACATCGGTATTGGTGGTAGCATGGGCGGGCAACAATTATTAGAGTGGGCTATTGAAGAACCACAGTTGTTTGAACATATTATTCCCATTGCAACAAACGCATATCACTCAGCTTGGGGTATTGCATTTAATGCATCGCAACGTTTGGCAATAGAAGCTGATTCAACATGGAAGAATAAAGCGGAGGATGCTGGCACTGAAGGATTGAAAGCTGCAAGAAGTATTGCATTGCTATCTTATCGTCATTATGATGCGTATGGCATCAGCCAGATCGAAGAAAGTAATGATGTGCTGGAATCATTCAAGAGTGAATCATATCAACGTTACCAGGGAGATAAATTAGTGAAACGCTACAATGCGTTCAGTTATTATTTTCTCAGCAAAGGAATGGACTCACACAATGTGGGCCGTAGCCGGGTTTCTATTGAAGGAGCGTTAAAAGAAATTACCGCCAAAACATTGGTGATCGGTATCAGCAATGATGTGTTGTTCCCTGTTAGTGAGCAGCAATTTCTGGCAAATATCATCAGCGGAGCAAGCTTTAAAAGTATTGAATCGTTTTATGGTCATGATGGATTCTTGTTAGAGTACGATCAGATCAGCAAAGCCATCAACCATTTTTTGCAGCAAACACAGAAAACAGATTTAAAAAAACAATTAACAAGTTAA
- a CDS encoding outer membrane beta-barrel protein, with amino-acid sequence MKQRTQRIILYALLLITFCNQSLQAQIGLSSANSRFEIGLDFGPMSFLGDLGGNRGRGGYGPKDNNLPVTNAIIGISASYYPAEWIGFRLSGNYGKMEGDDRLVKQKQPADTWEGSRKYRNLTFRSPLYEAYAALEIYPTAFISLKNGSGLPRFRPYGIVGFGVFKFKPQGLYKDPAGNESWIDLKPLRLEGQGMVETGIPEYSLTNYAIPMGVGIKYDITERVTFAVELIHRKTGSDYVDDVSNKFIDPALFDQYLTPTQATYAKYLANPSSFYPNSNPAYTPYRAGKKRGNPLKNDSYFSSTFRLTWKIGDVYADWFRNKNSMKCPQYF; translated from the coding sequence ATGAAACAACGTACACAGCGCATAATTCTGTACGCTTTACTGCTTATTACGTTTTGTAATCAAAGTCTGCAGGCTCAGATTGGATTGTCTTCTGCAAATTCCCGTTTTGAAATTGGTTTAGATTTTGGCCCGATGAGTTTCCTTGGCGACCTTGGTGGTAACCGTGGACGAGGAGGCTATGGTCCTAAAGACAATAACCTGCCGGTAACGAATGCGATCATTGGTATTTCTGCTTCTTATTATCCTGCAGAGTGGATCGGGTTCCGTTTGTCAGGCAACTATGGTAAAATGGAAGGCGATGATCGACTGGTGAAGCAAAAGCAACCTGCTGATACATGGGAAGGTTCAAGAAAATACCGAAACCTTACATTCCGCTCACCTTTATACGAAGCATACGCTGCACTTGAAATTTATCCCACAGCATTTATAAGCTTAAAGAACGGATCTGGATTACCACGTTTCCGTCCATATGGTATCGTTGGTTTCGGCGTCTTTAAATTTAAACCACAAGGTTTATATAAAGATCCTGCAGGTAATGAATCATGGATCGATCTGAAACCACTCCGGTTAGAGGGACAAGGAATGGTTGAAACAGGAATTCCGGAATACAGTTTAACGAATTATGCTATTCCAATGGGAGTAGGTATTAAATATGATATTACAGAACGTGTAACATTTGCTGTTGAACTCATCCATCGCAAAACTGGAAGTGATTATGTTGATGATGTAAGTAATAAATTTATTGATCCGGCTTTGTTCGATCAGTATTTAACACCAACCCAGGCAACGTATGCTAAATACCTGGCCAACCCAAGTTCATTTTATCCGAATTCAAATCCGGCTTATACTCCTTACCGTGCGGGTAAGAAAAGAGGTAATCCATTAAAAAATGATTCTTATTTCTCCAGTACATTCAGACTTACCTGGAAGATCGGTGATGTGTACGCAGACTGGTTCCGAAATAAGAATTCAATGAAATGCCCGCAGTACTTTTAG
- a CDS encoding alpha/beta hydrolase: MRILLICLVAAISLFSCKKKDKDANGAQTLLNVKYGTDTKQAMDVYLPSGRSTSETPVLILIHGGGWTEGSRADLNAYVDTLKRRSPKYAIFNISYRLAANGQNLFPSQEQDVKAAIEFILSKRDEYRISDRFGLIGASAGAHLALLHAYKYTTPIKVKAVISFFGPTELVQLYNNPPNPFVPALLVSVTGATPTSNPVIYQQSSPFNFAVSSSAPTLLLHGSNDIVVSSSQSAILKDKLNAVAVPNQYVLYPGGGHGDWSPLIYYDAFNKIDAFLKLYHP, encoded by the coding sequence ATGCGCATTCTTCTCATTTGTTTGGTTGCAGCTATCAGTCTCTTTTCCTGTAAGAAAAAAGATAAGGATGCCAATGGCGCACAAACATTGCTTAATGTGAAATACGGAACTGATACAAAACAGGCAATGGATGTGTATCTGCCTTCAGGAAGAAGCACATCCGAAACTCCTGTACTTATTTTGATTCACGGTGGCGGCTGGACGGAAGGCAGCCGTGCCGATCTCAATGCTTATGTTGATACACTAAAACGCCGTTCTCCGAAGTATGCCATTTTCAACATCAGTTATCGTTTGGCCGCAAACGGACAGAATCTTTTTCCTTCCCAAGAACAAGATGTAAAAGCGGCCATTGAATTTATTCTAAGCAAACGGGACGAGTATAGAATTTCTGATCGCTTTGGATTGATCGGCGCAAGTGCCGGAGCACATTTGGCGTTGTTGCATGCTTATAAATACACAACGCCAATAAAGGTAAAGGCTGTTATTTCATTTTTTGGCCCAACGGAGTTGGTGCAACTGTATAACAATCCACCAAATCCCTTTGTGCCTGCATTATTAGTCAGTGTAACAGGTGCTACACCAACTTCCAATCCTGTTATTTACCAACAATCATCTCCATTTAATTTTGCAGTGAGCAGCAGTGCACCAACTTTACTCCTGCATGGTAGCAACGATATAGTTGTGTCGTCTTCGCAATCGGCTATTTTGAAAGATAAGTTGAATGCAGTTGCTGTGCCTAATCAGTATGTGTTATATCCCGGGGGTGGGCATGGCGATTGGAGTCCGTTGATTTATTATGATGCGTTCAATAAAATTGATGCCTTTTTAAAACTTTATCATCCATAA
- a CDS encoding M20/M25/M40 family metallo-hydrolase: MKQVSFFVFVFLFVLKGINAQTTIQRDPEIEKMVTAISPDSLKAYILKMVSFGTRHTMSTVTDPKQGIGAAREWVVTKFKEFAKQSNGRMTAFVDTTTLQPDGRRISKPVNLGNAMAILKGTNPADQRIFVISGHLDSRVTDVMNATSEAPGANDDASGVAAVLECARIMSKYEFSATIIFVAVSGEEQGLLGANFLAGKAKDQNWIIEAVLNNDIMGSNNSNETNIIDNTKVRVFSEGLPAYELDKAAANIRNLGLENDGKSRQLARYVKEIGERYVDNLEVVMVYRNDRFLRGGDHTPFIQKGFAAVRITEMNENFNHQHQDLRTDKGIQYGDLPEFMDFVYLAKNTGINLASLANLAKAPSMPLEVKIETRSLTNYSLINWKQPAIGKVKGFYVLLRETTSAVWQKKIFTTETYVKLPYSKDNYFFAVQSVNENGNESLPVVPTPGR, from the coding sequence ATGAAGCAAGTTTCGTTTTTCGTTTTTGTTTTCCTGTTTGTGTTAAAAGGAATCAATGCCCAAACTACTATTCAACGTGATCCTGAAATTGAAAAGATGGTCACTGCAATTTCTCCGGATTCACTCAAAGCTTACATTTTGAAAATGGTGAGTTTTGGCACACGCCATACCATGAGTACGGTTACTGATCCTAAACAAGGCATTGGCGCAGCACGTGAATGGGTAGTTACAAAGTTTAAAGAGTTCGCCAAACAATCAAATGGAAGAATGACTGCTTTTGTTGACACAACAACCTTGCAGCCCGATGGACGGCGCATCAGCAAACCTGTGAATCTTGGTAATGCAATGGCCATCCTGAAAGGAACTAATCCTGCCGATCAACGCATCTTTGTGATCAGTGGGCATTTAGATAGTCGTGTAACAGATGTAATGAATGCAACAAGCGAAGCGCCCGGAGCAAATGATGATGCCAGTGGTGTGGCTGCGGTACTTGAGTGTGCACGCATCATGAGTAAGTATGAATTTTCTGCAACGATCATTTTTGTTGCTGTAAGCGGTGAAGAGCAGGGATTGCTGGGTGCAAATTTTTTGGCAGGAAAAGCAAAAGATCAAAACTGGATCATTGAAGCGGTGTTGAATAACGATATCATGGGTTCAAACAACAGCAATGAAACAAACATTATCGACAATACAAAAGTGCGTGTGTTCAGTGAAGGATTGCCGGCTTATGAATTAGATAAAGCTGCTGCAAACATCCGCAATCTTGGTTTGGAGAATGATGGAAAGTCGAGACAGTTGGCACGTTATGTTAAAGAGATCGGCGAACGTTATGTTGATAATCTGGAAGTGGTAATGGTATATCGCAATGATCGTTTTTTACGTGGAGGTGATCATACACCCTTCATCCAAAAAGGATTTGCAGCCGTACGTATTACTGAGATGAATGAAAACTTCAATCATCAGCATCAGGATCTGCGAACAGACAAAGGCATTCAGTATGGTGACTTACCCGAGTTTATGGACTTCGTGTATTTAGCAAAGAACACAGGAATTAATCTTGCTTCACTGGCCAATCTTGCAAAAGCTCCATCAATGCCATTGGAAGTAAAGATTGAAACACGAAGCCTTACAAACTATTCACTCATCAATTGGAAGCAACCTGCTATTGGAAAAGTAAAAGGATTTTATGTGTTGCTGCGTGAAACAACAAGTGCTGTTTGGCAAAAGAAAATTTTCACGACTGAAACTTATGTGAAATTACCTTACTCAAAAGACAATTATTTTTTCGCTGTACAATCGGTAAATGAAAACGGCAACGAAAGTTTACCAGTTGTGCCAACACCCGGACGATAA
- a CDS encoding GNAT family N-acetyltransferase, giving the protein MKLNWIVKKFEALTPYELYNIMWLRNEVFVVEQNCVYQDADYKDQKGWHLMGVDEDNKLMAYVRLLPAGVSYEKEPSIGRVVTNPAARGTGAGRELMNVAIKQCEELFGKLDIKIGAQYYLLKFYNSLGFKQTSEIYLEDNIEHIEMIRNCEN; this is encoded by the coding sequence ATGAAACTGAATTGGATCGTAAAAAAATTTGAAGCATTAACGCCATATGAGCTATACAACATCATGTGGTTGCGTAATGAAGTATTTGTTGTTGAACAAAACTGTGTTTACCAGGATGCTGATTATAAAGATCAGAAAGGTTGGCATTTGATGGGAGTTGATGAGGATAATAAACTGATGGCCTATGTTCGATTGTTGCCTGCTGGTGTTTCGTATGAAAAGGAACCATCAATTGGCAGAGTTGTTACAAATCCCGCTGCCAGAGGAACGGGTGCAGGAAGAGAATTAATGAATGTTGCAATTAAGCAATGTGAAGAGCTTTTTGGAAAACTTGATATCAAGATTGGGGCCCAATATTACCTGTTGAAATTTTATAATTCACTTGGTTTTAAACAAACAAGTGAGATTTATCTGGAAGATAATATTGAGCATATAGAAATGATTCGGAATTGTGAAAACTAA